A stretch of DNA from Vulpes lagopus strain Blue_001 chromosome 12, ASM1834538v1, whole genome shotgun sequence:
GGGAGGACCCCAGAGGCGGCGGCGCCGGCGTCTCCCGCAGCGGGGGCCGCGCCAGCCGTTtagcgcgggcggggggcggggggcggcacCGGGGTCTGCGCGCGCTCGCCCCGCCGCATCCTCGCCCCTGGCGCGCGCAACCGGCTTCCGAGataaaagcagcaaaaaagaggaaaggagaggagaggagaggaggggggcgCCGCCCCTGCGGCCGTCGGGGCTCGGCGGGCGCGCTCCGCCagggggagccggggcggggcggggcggggcgggccggggcggcgcgCGTGCCCACCTTGCTCGCAGGTGCCCTTGCTGACCTGGGTGACGGCCTTGTCCCCGCGGCTCTCGGCGCGCAGGCTGGCGGCGCGCAGCTGGCAGCCGCTGGGGTAGGTGACGCCGTCGCTGCCGCACACCGGGTAGCGGCTCTTGCACACGCAcacgccgccccccgccgcgccgccggcGGCTGCCCCGGCTTTACCCTTCCGCCTCTTGCGGCTCTTCACGCACTCCAGGCCCGGCGCGCAGTGCCCCCTGCCGGCGCCGCCGCCCCCGCACGGCTCGCCCTCGCCGCGCGCGCACACCGGGCAGCAGCCGCACGCGTCGCGGGTCTCGCCCAGCGGGCAGCCCCgcgggggcagggccgggcaggCGGCCGGCTCGCAGGGGCCGCAGGCGTccgaagaggaggaagaggagaggggcaggagcaggagcagcaccCCGGCGGCGCCGAGCAGCAGGGCGCGCAGCGGCGGCCGCTCCATGGCtgggcgcggcggcgggcgggagcGCGACTGGGTCGGGGCCCGCGGGCCGAGCCTTAAACCCggcgccccgcccggcccggccgcggGAACCACTCCCCGGGGCGGTCCCCCTCCCGGGACCGCCTGGCCGCCGCGCGCCGctgccgcggggggggggggggggggggggggggggcggggggcggggcgtccGGGGCAGGGGGCCCAAGTGCGGTTCCCGGCGCCtcgcctccccgcgcccccgccgcccgcccccgccgcccgcgctgccccccgctgccctccGCTCCCCCCCGCTGCCCTCGCCGCCCCCCCGCTGCCCCGCACTGCCCCTCCGCTCCCCCCCGCTGCCCTCACCGCCCCTCCGCTGCCCCGCACTGCCCTCACCGCCCCTCCGCTGCCCCGcactgccccccgctgccccgcaCTGCCCTCACCGCCCCTCCGCTGCCCCGcactgccccccgctgccccccgctgccctcaCCGCCCCTCCGCTGCCCCGCACTGCCCTCACCGCCCCTCCGCTGCCCCGcactgccccccgctgccccgcaCTGCCCTCACCGCCCCTCCGCTGCCCCGcactgccccccgctgccccccgctgccctcaCCGCCCCTCCGCTGCCCCGCACTGCCCTCACCGCCCCTCCGCTGCCCCGcactgccccccgctgccccgcaCTGCCCTCACCGCCCCTCCGCTGCCCCGCACTGCCCCTCCGCTCCCCCCCGCTGCCCTCACCGCCCCTCCGCTGCCCCGCACTGCTCCTCCGCTCCCCCCCGCTGCCCTCACCGCCCCCCCGCTGCCCCGCACTGCTCCTCCGCTGCCCTCACCGCCCCtccgctgccccccgctgccctcaCCGCCCCTCCGCTGCCCCGCACTGCCCCTCCGCTCCCCCCCGCTGCCCTCACCGCCCCTCCGCTGCCCCCCGTTGCCCCGcactgccccccgctgccccccgctgccccccgctgccccgcactgccccccgctgccccccgctgccctccgctgccccccgctgccccccgctgccctccgctgccccctgctgccccccgctgccccccgctgccccgcactgccccccgctgccccccgctgccccccgctgccctccgctgccccctgctgccccccgctgccccccgctgccctccgctgccccccgctgccctccgctgcccccgctgccccccgctgccccccgctgccccccgctgccccgcaCTGCCCCCCCGCTGCCCtccgctgccccccgctgcctcccactgccccccgctgccccgcaCTGCCCCCCCGCTGCCCTCCgctgccctctgctgccccccgctgccccccgctgccccccactgccccccgctgccctgcACTGCCCCCCCGCTGCCCTCCGCTGCCCtccgctgccccccgctgccctccgctgccccccgctgccccctgcTGCCCTCCGCTGCCCCGcactgccccccactgccccccgctgccccccgctgccccccgctgc
This window harbors:
- the IGFBP7 gene encoding insulin-like growth factor-binding protein 7 yields the protein MERPPLRALLLGAAGVLLLLLPLSSSSSSDACGPCEPAACPALPPRGCPLGETRDACGCCPVCARGEGEPCGGGGAGRGHCAPGLECVKSRKRRKGKAGAAAGGAAGGGVCVCKSRYPVCGSDGVTYPSGCQLRAASLRAESRGDKAVTQVSKGTCEQGPSIVTPPKDIWNVTGAQVYLSCEVIGIPTPVLIWNKVKRGNYGVQRTELLPGDRDNLAIQTRGGPEKHEVTGWVLVSPLSKEDAGEYECHASNSQGQASASAKITVVDALHEIPVKKGEGADL